The sequence ATGCCGAAGAGCGCTAGCATGCCTGTCGGACCCCACCAACAGGGCTCACAAGTCGGGTTCATCACACTGCAAACTTTGCCATGTCTGGTATAATCAACACAGCTGACGACAACATGTACGGGTCCACCTTCATCTTCCGGTCGCACTTCCGCCATGCGCCCAACGGCCGGTATACAATAGGAACATGTTAGAAACAAAGAAGCATCGTTGGCATCGTATGAAGCAAAACTTCTATACAATATATAGAAGCATATAAGTACGCACGAGAGACAAAAGAAGAATGGATGATAGTATCACTCCATAGGTGCATCGAGCCGACGATGATATGACCCCGCGGCGACAGCAACTGCTGCACGGAGATCGACACCACCTACACGGAAGGCAAGCATGTCTGATGTCCCCCACCTACTCTGCTTATTATGGGAGATGTGAGATGTGAGACGTGGTgatttgttttttttgtttttacaCGAGAGAATTATGTACGTGGAAATAGCCAGCAGTTTGGGACGAGAGGCCGAAGCTAACAGCCTCAAGATTGGAAAGAATCAGACGACGGATTGAAAGTGTTTCCCAAAGTTAAAAGGTTTAAACGGATGCCAAAATTACAGAGTTATACTAAAAGAAAGGTTTAAAAGGACGCCAAAATTACAGAGGGGGCACAATTAAGGCACCAAATCTTATGCAATATTTTCCCTATCTGTCGCCAATATCATATCATGAAATTAATCCTTAGCTAGGCGATCCCTCCACTATAAATCTACCCGTCCTCCATGCCTAGGAAACCAACAACGACATTCCATTCCTCCGCTAGTTTTAGTTATCCCTTGGCCGGCCGGCAAGAGTGGCAATGGGTCGGCTTCCGAAGAAGGTGACCCTGGGGTACGTCCGCGACGACTCGACCCGGCGCTCTAGGTACAAGCAGCGTCTGAAGGGGCTGATGAAGAAGGCGGGCGAGCTGGGCACCCTGTGCGACGTCGAGACCTGCGTGGTGGTGTACGGCGAGGGCGGGGCGGCGCCTGAGGTGTTTCCTTCCCCTGACAAGGCGGTGGGTATCCTGAATGGATTCAAGAGCATGCCGGAGCTGGGGCATTGCAAGAAGACGATGGACCAGGAGGGCTTACTCACCGAGGGCATTGCCAAGCTCCAGGAGAAAGTCGACAAGTCCCGCCGCGAATGCCAGGACCGCGAGACCAGGTACCTCCTGCAACAGATCATGGACGGGAACCTCCCGGGCCTCGTTGGCATCAGCGTGGAGCAGCTCGCCCGCGTTGGCTACAAGGTGGAGGAGCTGATGAAGAGCTTGGGCGAACGCATGGGGAAAACTCATTCCCAGGCGCCGCCGCCAGCTCCATGCGTCACCACCGGCAGCATAGACATGGGGTCTCCGGCGCTGTATCAGGCGCCAGAACAACAGCAGGAGGGCACCCTGGTCGGTGGCTACGCTGGTGGTCACGACGGGGCCGACTTCACCGGCGGTGATACGGTGATGCAGATGCAGTCCTTCAATCTGGAGTTTGGTTCGTGTCATTTCCCTCCCATGTACCAGGCGCCGCCGCCAGCTCCATGGGTCACCACCGGCAGCGTAGACATGGGGTCTACAGCGCTGCATCAGGCGCCAGTGCAGCGGCAGGAGGGCACGCTGCTGAGCTCCGGAGGGGATCTTGGCACCCTGGTCTACGGTGGCTACGCTGGTGGCCACGAAGGGGCCGGCTTCACCGGCGGTGATATGATGATGCAGATGCAGTCGTTCAATCTGGAGTTCGATTGGAGTCAGTTCCCTCCCATGTAAGCTGGATGAGGATCGTTGGAGTGCATGGCAAGCTAGCGTCGATCTCGTCTCGTCTCGTTTTATTAGTTTCTGCATGGTTAAATTCTACAGATGGCATCGTGAAGATGAGACATTCAGCTATTTCCTGGAATTGTTATATCTCGTCTATGTGTATGGTTTTATTCGCCATGCTCTCTGAGCCAGGGCACTTTAATAATTATTTTTGATGAATAAGGCATTTTTATTTGTAGTGATTGAATTTGTTATTCAGTAGGGGTCTCTAAGTCTCTTCCATAGGCCTTCGTTTGATCTCTGTGGTTGTTCAGTTCGTCGCAGATCGTAAGTTGCATGTGTTTAGAGAAATCAGCAGCTTGTTGTGTGTATTACGGCACTTAAGTACAGCACAGCTGCGTGCCTGGTAGTTCCCTGATTGCTACCACGATTAAAAGAAAGAAACATGGTCGTGTTTCGGGAGATGTACTGGCAGGGCCTTTGATGTCATGATATTTTTGGTGTCTAAAATCTTGCGTTTTGGGGGGTAGAAACGTGCTGAAGATATGCTGTCCTGGAGGAATGTAAATGTGCTGGAGAATTAATGATTTGCGACTTAATTGCATGGTGACAGTTTTTGCTGGATTGTTTACGCATGCCTGGATAAAGATTAGAATCTATTACGAGATAGGATTTTCAGCACCCGGGTGCCCCTACACCCtctatgaacagtaaattcaaaacaaattcaataaaaatcaaaaaaatctgaaactttGGGACATCGAACATCATGAAACTTTTGATGATCTTGCAAAGTTTTAGCTAAAAATAACATTCGAGAGCACtcaaataaaaaaacaaaatcatgTTTCAAAGTTTATGTACATTTTTTAGCAGTGATTTTGTTTATTTTCTTGTGAGGGCTCCACAAAGGTTATTTGTTGCTGAAACTTTGCAGGAACATCAGACCTTTGATAATCTTTGATCCCTGAAAGTTTCagattttttgaaatttttttcaattttatatgaactagcaaatatgcccgtgcgttgcaacggggaaACAATTTATCTTGCCTCTTGCACAATAAGCATAACTCAAAACTCTCAACAGGTCTGCCTATCCTCCTTGCCACCCTCACCGACGATGATAGCGGTGTTCGCCTGAGCACAACGCTCCCGAAGATGATCAATCCCACGCCA comes from Triticum urartu cultivar G1812 unplaced genomic scaffold, Tu2.1 TuUngrouped_contig_7033, whole genome shotgun sequence and encodes:
- the LOC125531403 gene encoding agamous-like MADS-box protein AGL80, yielding MGRLPKKVTLGYVRDDSTRRSRYKQRLKGLMKKAGELGTLCDVETCVVVYGEGGAAPEVFPSPDKAVGILNGFKSMPELGHCKKTMDQEGLLTEGIAKLQEKVDKSRRECQDRETRYLLQQIMDGNLPGLVGISVEQLARVGYKVEELMKSLGERMGKTHSQAPPPAPCVTTGSIDMGSPALYQAPEQQQEGTLVGGYAGGHDGADFTGGDTVMQMQSFNLEFGSCHFPPMYQAPPPAPWVTTGSVDMGSTALHQAPVQRQEGTLLSSGGDLGTLVYGGYAGGHEGAGFTGGDMMMQMQSFNLEFDWSQFPPM